A single region of the Pelobates fuscus isolate aPelFus1 chromosome 4, aPelFus1.pri, whole genome shotgun sequence genome encodes:
- the LOC134608432 gene encoding hemoglobin subunit beta-2-like yields the protein MVQWTAEEKAAIATVCNKIDLEHDGGDALGRLLLVYPWTQRYFSSFGALSNEKAIYGNAKVQAHGKKVLAALNKAAHHLDTIKADLRDLSYSHANTLHIDPENFRRFGEVFVILLAGKLGSSFTPSVQAAFDKFFAVVVDALSHEYHN from the exons ATGGTTCAATGGACAGCCGAAGAGAAGGCGGCCATCGCCACCGTATGCAACAAAATTGATCTGGAACATGATGGTGGAGATGCCTTGGGaag GCTGCTCCTGGTCTACCCCTGGACCCAGAGGTATTTCAGTTCTTTCGGAGCCCTGTCCAACGAAAAAGCAATTTATGGAAATGCCAAAGTACAGGCCCACGGCAAGAAGGTCCTGGCAGCTCTTAACAAAGCAGCCCACCACTTGGATACCATTAAGGCCGATCTCCGCGACCTCAGTTACAGCCATGCCAACACACTTCATATAGATCCAGAGAACTTCAGA CGTTTTGGTGAAGTGTTCGTGATTCTTCTGGCTGGAAAATTAGGATCCTCTTTCACTCCATCAGTCCAAGCCGCTTTCGATAAATTCTTTGCAGTTGTTGTTGATGCTCTGAGCCACGAATATCACAACTGA